GTGAAAAATTATGCTTGATCGACGCGCTGTAGATCAGCTTTTTCAGATTCTGACTATCGGCAGCGATCGTGTTGCCGTTGACGGCCAAGAAATTCTCAGAGTCATATTTGATCCGCCGCAGGCCGCCCGAAAGCTCGGTCTTTTCCCCGATATGCGCCGTCAGATTGCCGAAGAAGGATTGTTCATGCGATCCGCCCGTTCGGGCAATGTCGGTCTGCACGATGGACGCGATGCCACCCCCAAACGCTGTGGGCAGGCGCACGATGGTCGGAGACGTCAGGCTGGTCGGCGGGCGGAGCTTGCTGTCGAAGAACCCGACCACATAGTCGAAGATATCGAACACCCGCGCTTCATTCTGTAGCCGCACTTCATGGGATGTCTGCTTGGCGATCGTATCGGTGATCTGGTTGACATCGCGTCCGATGAAGAAATTGCCTCGATCGATATTATCGGTCGAATGGAAATCCTGCTTCGACCATTGGCCCTGATAGATCAGCCGCTGGCCAGCAGCCGCCAGTTCAGCGCGCCAGTTGAAGATGTCGATCCGCTGATTGATGATGCGGGGCTGTTCCTGGATGGACAGCCGGTCCTTGGCGGTGATGAGCACCGGGCTGGGCGTCGCGTCAGGATTGGCCTCGCTGAAGGAGATCGCCTGATCGTATGTCCGCGCATCGCGATCAAGATATTGATAGGTGCCTTCCAGCTTGAGCCAATCGGTCGGCTCGACCGCGCCGACGACGCGGAAACTCTTCGTGCGGGAATGCGGATCGGGCGCGCCGGCGCTGCGCACCAGCGGACGCACGCGGTCGCCCTCATTTTCGTCCCACACACCTGACACGCGCAGACCGGCCACGCCTTCGATAATGGGCAGGTTCAGCGCACCCTTGAAATTCAACGTGCCGATGTCGTTGCCGGTCCAATCGACATAGCCGCCAAACTGGTTGAGGTCGGGTTTGCGCGAGGTGATGGTGATCGATCCGGACGGCGATGCACGCCCACGCAACGTACCCTGCGGGCCGCGCTGCACTTCGATCTGGCCGATATCGTACATCTGCTGAAGGACGACGCCGGGCGAGATTGGCGCATCGTTGAAGTAGAATTCGACCGTGCCGTTATTGCCGCTGGCATTGGCATCGAAATTGACGCCGCGCAGGCGCGCATTACCGCCGATACCGTTCGCGTTGGTGGACAGTTCCAGGCCGGGAGCGAGCGATTTCACTTCGGCGAACTCGCGGAAATTGAGATTGCCAAGCGACTGGCCGGTCACCGCGTTGATGACGGCCGGCACGTCCTGCACATCTTCTTCACGGCGACGGGCCTGAACGATGATGGTGGGCGCATCGAACCCGCCGTCCTGCGGCGCCTCCTGCGCCATTACCGTTGTCGAAGCGGCCAGGGCGGCAATGCTCGCGCCCATGAGGTGATATGCGGTGATGCGCTTCACTTGGTTCTCCTCCCCTAATCGGCGCCACGGCGAATCTTCGGTTCGCGATCGGCGCAAATGATCGTTTCTGTTCTTTACGATTCTCGTTATGCCCGATCCCCTCAGAGAGCGAAGCCCTTAACCAACAGGTCTGTCTATATATCGCCGCCGCGATTCTCCTTTGCGCTCCGCCACTTCACACGGCCATCGCACCGGCAATATCGTGCCCTGACTCCTTGCACCTGTCGCCTGTGTTACCCAGCCTATCTAGGCTCCGGTGAGGCCGCGCATGATCCGGGCAATCCTATGAATGGAGGAAAGCGATGGACCTGGACCTGAAAGGCCGAGTGGCGATCGTCACCGGGGCAACGGCCAATATCGGCCGCGCGATCGCACTGGACTTTGCGTCGGAGGGCGCCGCCATAATCGCTGTTGGGCGCGATCAGGAAGCGGGCGAACATGTTGTGGCCCAGTGTCTGGATCGCGGGGCCGAGCGCGCGCTTTTCGTCTCCGCCGACCTGACCAATCCGAACGCCGCGCTCCAGATCGCCGCATCCGCCGAAGCGATGGGGCCGGTTGCCGTCCTGGTCAACAATGTCGGCGGCAATATCGGCGCCGGCTTCTTCGCCGAGTCCGATCCCGCCACGTGGGACAGCGACATCGACCTCAATCTGGGTACGGTGCTGCGGATGACTCATGCCGTGCTGCCCGCGATGATCGATCGGAAGAGCGGCGCGATCATCAATATCGGATCGACCGCTGGATTGGTGGGCGACTATATGCTGCCCGTCTATTCCGCCGCAAAAGCCGCCGTCCATGGTTTTACCAGGGTATTGGCGAAGGAAGTCGGCCCGCTCGGCATACGCGTCAATTGCATCGCACCCTACGGCACGATCTCGACCGACCCCGACGCCTTCAGCAAAGGCAGCCGGTTCAATCCCGACAATGATTTCTTCCGAAAAGCCTTTGCCGGGACCAGCCCCGAGGACATGGCGAAGCGTGCGCGCCAGACAGTGTTGGGTCGGCCTGTCGCCACCGCTCAGGAGGTCGCGTCGCTCGCCCTCTATCTCGCAAGCGACCTGGCCGGATTCATCACCGGGCAAGTCTATGCGGTGGACGGCGGCAGCCTGCTTTAATCAGGCGGGCCGAAACGGAACACGACCAGCTTGTTGCCGTCGAGGTCGCGGAAATAGGCGCCGTAGAAACCGTTGGGATCGTCGCCGCGAATGCCGGGCCTGCCCTCGCATGTGCCGCCCAGGGCCGTGGCCCTGGCATGGATGGCGTTGACCTGCGCACGACTGGCCGCCTGGATGCCGGCCTGGGTGCCATTGCCCGGCGTCGCGTCACCCTTAAACGGCATACCGATCAGCAGCATTCCGCTGTCTGCCGTTCGGTAAGCGACAAGATCCGGACGATCGAACGCGCGAGTGGCGCCGACCAGGGCCGCGATCTCATCATAGAAGGCCTTGGCGCGATCCAGATCCCGCGTGCCGAAACGGACCAGGTTGATCATCGTCCGCCCATCGCCGCCCAGCGGTCAGGCACCATCCATACATATTCGGTGTAATGACCAAGCCATGGCCGCGTATCGAGATAGAGGAATTGCAACATATTCGGCGTCCCCCCTTTCAGGACGATCGGGAACGGCTGCCCGGCGACCTGCGCCATGAGTGCGTCCCAGTCGTCCACGACATGACAGACATGATGAAAGACCAGCCGGTCATCCGCAGGCAGCGCATCGCGATAGAGGGCAAGAACGTCGCCCTCCTTGGGTTCGATCAATTCATAGTTCAGATCTTCGACCCAGACGAAGGCCAGCTTCTGCACGCCTATTCCTTCGCCTTGCGGCGTCCAGACATGCACCGGCACTTCGATCTCATGCAGCGCACGCACATCGGCGCGCGCCTTGAACTCCGTCACCGCCTTGTCGACATTCCGCGTCACATACGCGTTCTGATAATGGCGTCCCACAATCATGGCCGGCCCTCTCCCGATTATCGTGACACCGAAATGGACAGTTATGACAGGCGCGCCAACCACGACATCTATCGACAGCGGGACTTACCCAACATATCCA
The window above is part of the Sphingobium sp. BYY-5 genome. Proteins encoded here:
- a CDS encoding TonB-dependent receptor translates to MKRITAYHLMGASIAALAASTTVMAQEAPQDGGFDAPTIIVQARRREEDVQDVPAVINAVTGQSLGNLNFREFAEVKSLAPGLELSTNANGIGGNARLRGVNFDANASGNNGTVEFYFNDAPISPGVVLQQMYDIGQIEVQRGPQGTLRGRASPSGSITITSRKPDLNQFGGYVDWTGNDIGTLNFKGALNLPIIEGVAGLRVSGVWDENEGDRVRPLVRSAGAPDPHSRTKSFRVVGAVEPTDWLKLEGTYQYLDRDARTYDQAISFSEANPDATPSPVLITAKDRLSIQEQPRIINQRIDIFNWRAELAAAGQRLIYQGQWSKQDFHSTDNIDRGNFFIGRDVNQITDTIAKQTSHEVRLQNEARVFDIFDYVVGFFDSKLRPPTSLTSPTIVRLPTAFGGGIASIVQTDIARTGGSHEQSFFGNLTAHIGEKTELSGGLRRIKYDSENFLAVNGNTIAADSQNLKKLIYSASIKHNFSRDFLVYAATGSSMRPGINVVGDFNIAKSELENSFLNLPPETSKSYELGFKSTLMGGKARFNLTAYHQKYKNFPFRVPNNGVYYVDTIAIRNASGQVTGTAQQVNSFNFVGAVPVEVNGVEGELFVDVNRHWNVGLSASYSLGKIKGGNIPCNDLNGDGVPDPVGAAPSLTQLQAAVGANNISSCNVTQRASFMPPLTATLQSEYRAPISDKVDGFLRGLVSYNGQSQGDPANNFDDVGAYALANLYAGIRDPDGGWEISLFAKNLFDTTKVLTRTTPLFTSYQQITGFTSTGATTTAATYTSTYTGATVTPPREFGVNVRFFFGSR
- a CDS encoding SDR family NAD(P)-dependent oxidoreductase — protein: MDLDLKGRVAIVTGATANIGRAIALDFASEGAAIIAVGRDQEAGEHVVAQCLDRGAERALFVSADLTNPNAALQIAASAEAMGPVAVLVNNVGGNIGAGFFAESDPATWDSDIDLNLGTVLRMTHAVLPAMIDRKSGAIINIGSTAGLVGDYMLPVYSAAKAAVHGFTRVLAKEVGPLGIRVNCIAPYGTISTDPDAFSKGSRFNPDNDFFRKAFAGTSPEDMAKRARQTVLGRPVATAQEVASLALYLASDLAGFITGQVYAVDGGSLL
- a CDS encoding VOC family protein; translated protein: MINLVRFGTRDLDRAKAFYDEIAALVGATRAFDRPDLVAYRTADSGMLLIGMPFKGDATPGNGTQAGIQAASRAQVNAIHARATALGGTCEGRPGIRGDDPNGFYGAYFRDLDGNKLVVFRFGPPD
- a CDS encoding VOC family protein, whose amino-acid sequence is MTRNVDKAVTEFKARADVRALHEIEVPVHVWTPQGEGIGVQKLAFVWVEDLNYELIEPKEGDVLALYRDALPADDRLVFHHVCHVVDDWDALMAQVAGQPFPIVLKGGTPNMLQFLYLDTRPWLGHYTEYVWMVPDRWAAMGGR